Proteins from a single region of Streptomyces vinaceus:
- a CDS encoding carbohydrate ABC transporter permease, whose product MSTGSRVSTTSPRLRRSALPYLLLLPALLLELLIHLLPMVMGILMSFRRLTQFFIRDWSRAPWTGWANYELVLDVDRPVGEALLRSFLTTCLFTLLSVGLCWLLGTAAAVFMQESFRGRGLLRALFLVPYALPVYAAVITWAFMFQRDNGLVNHVLHDQLGLGGPEHTFWLLGDNSFWALLTVSVWKGWPFAFLIVTAALQNIPGELYEAAALDGAGIWQQIRRITLPSVGAVNQVLVLVLFLWTFNDFNTPFVLFGKSAPAAADLISLHIYQSSFVTWNFGAGSAMSVLLLLFLLLVTAGYLLVTSRGRRSRHV is encoded by the coding sequence ATGAGTACCGGAAGCCGCGTGAGCACCACGTCCCCGCGCCTGCGCCGAAGCGCCCTGCCGTACCTCCTGCTCCTGCCCGCCCTGCTCCTCGAACTGCTCATCCACCTCCTCCCGATGGTGATGGGCATCCTGATGAGCTTCCGCCGGCTGACCCAGTTCTTCATCCGCGACTGGTCCCGCGCCCCCTGGACCGGCTGGGCCAACTACGAACTCGTCCTCGACGTCGACCGGCCGGTCGGCGAAGCCCTCCTGCGCTCCTTCCTCACCACCTGCCTCTTCACCCTGCTCTCCGTCGGCCTGTGCTGGCTGCTGGGCACGGCGGCGGCGGTGTTCATGCAGGAGAGCTTCCGCGGCCGCGGCCTGCTGCGCGCCCTGTTCCTGGTCCCGTACGCCCTGCCCGTGTACGCGGCCGTCATCACCTGGGCCTTCATGTTCCAGCGGGACAACGGCCTGGTGAACCACGTCCTCCACGACCAACTGGGCCTGGGCGGGCCCGAGCACACCTTCTGGCTGCTCGGTGACAACAGCTTCTGGGCCCTGCTGACCGTCTCCGTCTGGAAGGGCTGGCCGTTCGCCTTCCTCATCGTGACCGCCGCCCTCCAGAACATCCCGGGCGAGCTGTACGAGGCCGCCGCACTGGACGGCGCCGGCATCTGGCAGCAAATCCGCCGCATCACCCTGCCCTCGGTCGGAGCCGTCAACCAGGTGCTGGTGCTGGTGCTGTTCCTGTGGACCTTCAACGACTTCAACACGCCGTTCGTCCTGTTCGGCAAATCGGCCCCGGCGGCCGCCGACCTGATCTCCCTCCACATCTACCAGTCCAGCTTCGTCACCTGGAACTTCGGCGCCGGCTCGGCCATGTCGGTCCTCCTGCTGCTCTTCCTCCTGCTGGTCACCGCCGGGTACCTGCTCGTGACGAGCCGCGGAAGGAGGAGCCGGCATGTCTGA
- a CDS encoding LysR family transcriptional regulator, with translation MTTLRQLEYLVTVVDTGSFTRAAELLHVSQPALSHQVRALERDAGGPLLERLPRAVRLTPMGRAMLPHARAALADAERARTAARRAVGLDGGEIQVAAVYSITLGILLPVLRSWHERHPQVRVRLMEFPHTDALLAAMAAGRADLAVGPAPREWDGPVRELGEEEFVLAVPADDPAPDRVPLADLADRSWVHYAPGNGLAEVVDRACAAAGFRPRAAVRTEQTAAAPLLAATGLGTALVPESVVPSGFAGRVLHPEPPVRRMLAAYTRPHPDPLTTAFLDTLARCAQAGGGA, from the coding sequence ATGACTACCCTGCGGCAGCTCGAATACCTGGTCACCGTCGTGGACACCGGCTCCTTCACCCGGGCCGCCGAGCTCCTGCACGTCTCCCAGCCCGCCCTGTCCCACCAGGTCCGCGCCCTGGAGCGGGATGCGGGCGGACCGCTGCTGGAGCGGCTCCCGCGCGCGGTCAGGCTGACGCCGATGGGCCGCGCGATGCTCCCGCACGCCCGGGCGGCGCTCGCCGACGCCGAACGGGCCCGTACCGCGGCCCGCCGCGCCGTCGGCCTGGACGGCGGCGAGATCCAGGTGGCCGCGGTCTACTCGATCACCCTCGGGATCCTGCTCCCGGTGCTCCGCAGCTGGCATGAGCGGCATCCGCAGGTCCGCGTCCGGCTCATGGAGTTCCCGCACACCGACGCACTGCTCGCCGCGATGGCCGCGGGCCGCGCCGACCTCGCCGTCGGCCCGGCACCCCGTGAATGGGACGGCCCCGTACGGGAGTTGGGGGAGGAGGAGTTCGTACTGGCGGTTCCCGCCGACGATCCGGCGCCTGACCGGGTGCCCCTCGCGGACCTGGCGGACCGCTCATGGGTGCACTACGCCCCCGGCAACGGGCTGGCCGAGGTGGTGGACCGGGCCTGCGCGGCGGCCGGCTTCCGGCCGCGCGCCGCCGTACGGACCGAACAGACGGCGGCGGCGCCGCTGTTGGCCGCAACCGGGCTGGGCACCGCCCTGGTGCCCGAGAGCGTCGTGCCCTCCGGCTTCGCGGGCCGGGTGCTGCACCCCGAACCGCCGGTGCGCCGCATGCTGGCCGCCTACACCCGCCCGCACCCGGACCCGCTCACCACGGCCTTCCTGGACACCCTCGCCCGGTGCGCGCAGGCCGGCGGCGGCGCCTGA
- a CDS encoding ABC transporter substrate-binding protein, which translates to MRRTRAAAAAVTASLLAAAVTACGGGTADSGAGSNAAPKELTYWASNQGPDLAADQAVLGPELKKFEERTGIKVKLEVVPWSDLLNRILAATASGQGPDVLNIGNTWSSSLQATGALLPWNAENFAAIGGKDRFVESAIGSAGAAGQDPAAVPLYSMAYALYYNKKMFQEAGVAKPPATWDEMVTTGRLLSKDGKWALGAEGGNLSNNIHQVFVLAKQHGADFFDAAGRPTFDSPGAVDAVKQYVDLMAKDEIIAPGNAEYAQNQSLQDFANGKTAMVLWQSAASTFKSHGMKEGDWGVAPVPVPAGGAPGAGRGTNSMVAGINLAVFKNTDNIAGSLKFVQFMTSDEEQRILNKTYGSVPPVKAAQSDAAFATEDLTVLRTTLGTSAAPLPQVPQESQFETAVGTAVKELFADAAAGRPVTTESVKAKLGKAQQQMAS; encoded by the coding sequence ATGCGCAGAACCCGAGCCGCCGCTGCCGCCGTCACCGCCTCCCTGCTCGCCGCCGCCGTCACCGCCTGCGGAGGCGGTACGGCGGACTCCGGCGCGGGCTCCAACGCCGCCCCCAAGGAGCTCACGTACTGGGCCTCCAACCAGGGCCCCGACCTCGCGGCGGACCAGGCCGTCCTGGGGCCGGAGCTGAAGAAGTTCGAGGAGCGGACGGGCATCAAGGTCAAGCTGGAAGTCGTCCCCTGGTCGGACCTGCTCAACCGGATCCTCGCCGCCACCGCCTCGGGCCAGGGCCCCGACGTCCTCAACATCGGCAACACCTGGTCCTCCTCCCTCCAGGCCACCGGCGCCCTGCTCCCGTGGAACGCCGAGAACTTCGCCGCGATCGGAGGCAAGGACCGCTTCGTGGAGTCGGCCATCGGCTCGGCGGGCGCCGCCGGCCAGGACCCGGCCGCCGTCCCGCTGTACTCCATGGCGTACGCGCTCTACTACAACAAGAAGATGTTCCAGGAAGCGGGCGTGGCCAAGCCCCCGGCCACCTGGGACGAGATGGTCACCACCGGCCGGCTGCTGTCCAAGGACGGCAAGTGGGCCCTCGGCGCCGAGGGCGGGAACCTCTCCAACAACATCCACCAGGTCTTCGTCCTCGCCAAGCAGCACGGCGCGGACTTCTTCGACGCGGCGGGCCGGCCGACCTTCGACTCCCCGGGCGCCGTCGACGCCGTGAAGCAGTACGTCGACCTGATGGCCAAGGACGAGATCATCGCGCCGGGCAACGCCGAGTACGCACAGAACCAGTCCCTCCAGGACTTCGCCAACGGCAAGACCGCCATGGTCCTGTGGCAGAGCGCCGCCTCCACCTTCAAGAGCCACGGAATGAAGGAGGGCGACTGGGGCGTGGCCCCGGTCCCGGTGCCCGCCGGCGGTGCGCCCGGCGCGGGCCGGGGCACCAACTCCATGGTCGCCGGCATCAACCTCGCCGTCTTCAAGAACACCGACAACATCGCCGGCTCGCTCAAGTTCGTGCAGTTCATGACCAGCGACGAGGAACAGAGGATCCTCAACAAGACGTACGGCTCCGTCCCGCCCGTCAAGGCCGCCCAGAGCGACGCCGCGTTCGCCACCGAGGACCTCACCGTGCTCCGCACCACCCTGGGCACCAGCGCCGCCCCGCTCCCGCAGGTCCCGCAGGAGTCCCAGTTCGAGACCGCCGTCGGCACCGCGGTCAAGGAGCTCTTCGCCGACGCCGCGGCGGGCCGCCCCGTCACCACCGAGTCGGTCAAGGCCAAGCTCGGCAAGGCCCAGCAGCAGATGGCGAGCTGA
- a CDS encoding ROK family transcriptional regulator produces the protein MTTGRGGRTVRDLRRGNRSAVLQRLYFGGPMSRQELGPATGLSSGSVSNVVGELVADGLLEEAGVVDSDGGRPRTLLRVAPGSAHMIGVDVGETRVRVELFDLALTELARAELPLQPRGCYDVGPIVDHVRTGIAAVLAQARVGTDRLLGVGVGVPGIVDREAPDGAVVHGQTIGWDAVPLEALLRATGAVPPEVPYIIDNGARTLGQAEMWFGAGRGARDAVVVLFGSGVGASLITDGSPDGGTTEGTPLEWGHLTVSVRGRRCRCGALGCLEAYTGAESLLERWAERGGGAGEAADEEEALSALLAAAVAADPVALEVLEESAEYLGAGLSDVINLFRPERILIGGWAGLLLGPHILPAVREHAARYSLRHPADRVTIDLGSLGPDAVTVGAATLPLSAFFATGGRPAPRPPQPEPPGWRTSLEVRAAAPARRA, from the coding sequence ATGACCACAGGGCGTGGCGGCCGTACGGTGCGGGACCTGCGGCGCGGCAACCGCAGCGCCGTGCTCCAGCGACTGTACTTCGGCGGGCCGATGAGCCGGCAGGAGCTGGGGCCCGCGACCGGGCTGAGCTCCGGCTCCGTCAGCAACGTGGTCGGCGAACTCGTCGCGGACGGGCTCCTGGAGGAGGCCGGCGTCGTCGACTCGGACGGCGGACGGCCGCGCACCCTCCTGCGCGTGGCGCCCGGCAGCGCCCACATGATCGGGGTCGACGTCGGCGAAACCCGGGTACGCGTCGAGCTGTTCGACCTGGCCCTGACCGAACTCGCGCGTGCCGAGCTGCCGTTGCAGCCGCGCGGCTGCTATGACGTCGGCCCGATCGTGGACCACGTCCGCACCGGGATCGCCGCCGTCCTCGCGCAGGCCCGAGTCGGGACGGACCGGCTCCTCGGGGTCGGGGTGGGCGTCCCGGGCATAGTGGACCGCGAGGCGCCGGACGGGGCGGTCGTCCACGGCCAGACCATCGGCTGGGACGCGGTCCCGCTGGAGGCGCTGCTGCGCGCGACGGGAGCCGTGCCCCCGGAGGTCCCGTACATCATCGACAACGGTGCGCGCACGCTCGGCCAGGCCGAGATGTGGTTCGGGGCGGGACGCGGCGCCCGCGACGCCGTCGTGGTCCTGTTCGGCTCGGGCGTCGGCGCCAGCCTGATCACGGACGGCTCGCCCGACGGGGGCACGACGGAGGGCACCCCCCTGGAGTGGGGACACCTCACCGTCTCGGTACGGGGACGGCGCTGCCGTTGTGGGGCGCTGGGCTGCCTGGAGGCGTACACGGGGGCCGAGTCCCTGCTGGAGCGGTGGGCGGAACGGGGCGGCGGCGCCGGGGAGGCGGCGGACGAGGAGGAGGCCCTCTCGGCGCTGCTCGCGGCGGCCGTCGCTGCCGATCCGGTGGCCCTGGAGGTGCTGGAGGAGAGCGCCGAGTACCTCGGCGCGGGCCTGTCGGACGTGATCAACCTGTTCCGGCCGGAGCGCATCCTGATCGGGGGCTGGGCGGGGCTGCTGCTGGGCCCGCACATCCTGCCCGCCGTACGGGAGCACGCGGCCCGGTACTCCCTGCGCCACCCCGCCGACCGCGTCACCATCGATCTGGGCTCCCTGGGGCCGGACGCGGTGACGGTGGGCGCGGCTACCCTCCCGCTGTCGGCGTTCTTCGCCACGGGCGGCCGCCCCGCGCCCCGCCCCCCGCAGCCCGAACCGCCGGGCTGGCGCACCTCCCTGGAGGTCCGCGCCGCAGCGCCGGCCCGGCGGGCGTGA
- a CDS encoding SDR family oxidoreductase, protein MTTAPLSHDSLDGKRLVVVGAGSHIGRTLARTASAAGAELVLAGPDADRLADTAAALPGPARIQVTDLTDEGSIAALAEAAGQVDHVVSTAAVPANGPVSALVLADVQRAFAAKVFGPLLLAKHLAGRMAQGGSLTFFSGVAAWRPAPERVVMATTNGALAFLVEALAVELAPLRVNAVSPGIIDSGAWDRLGEDKAAFLRGVADRNPARRSGTPDDVVRAVLYAIGNRFVTGTVLHVDGGARLV, encoded by the coding sequence ATGACCACCGCTCCCCTTTCCCATGACTCCCTCGACGGCAAGCGGCTCGTCGTCGTCGGCGCCGGCTCGCACATCGGGCGGACGCTGGCCCGTACGGCGTCGGCGGCCGGCGCCGAGCTCGTGCTCGCCGGGCCCGACGCGGACCGGCTGGCCGATACGGCGGCCGCCCTGCCCGGACCCGCCCGCATCCAGGTGACCGACCTCACCGACGAGGGCTCGATCGCCGCTCTCGCCGAAGCGGCGGGCCAGGTCGACCACGTCGTCTCGACGGCGGCCGTGCCCGCCAACGGGCCCGTGTCCGCTCTCGTGCTCGCCGATGTCCAGCGGGCGTTCGCGGCGAAGGTGTTCGGCCCGCTGCTGCTCGCGAAGCACCTGGCGGGGCGGATGGCGCAGGGCGGCTCCCTCACCTTCTTCTCCGGGGTCGCGGCCTGGCGTCCCGCCCCGGAACGGGTGGTCATGGCCACCACCAACGGGGCCCTGGCCTTCCTGGTGGAGGCACTGGCCGTCGAGCTGGCGCCGCTGCGGGTCAACGCCGTGTCCCCCGGCATCATCGACTCCGGGGCCTGGGACCGGCTGGGCGAGGACAAGGCGGCCTTCCTGCGCGGGGTCGCGGACCGCAACCCGGCCAGGAGGAGCGGCACTCCGGACGACGTGGTGCGGGCGGTGCTGTACGCGATCGGCAACCGGTTCGTCACCGGCACCGTGCTGCACGTGGACGGAGGTGCGCGCCTTGTCTGA
- a CDS encoding carbohydrate ABC transporter permease, with product MSDSRGGRRDRPSSPLAPPLTFRVIRAVFLTLLTGFVLLPVYVMVTSSLKPLQDVAGRFRWLPSGLTVRPYIDIWHTVPLARYFVNSLIVAGAATAASVVIAVFAAYAVSRHRFRGKRLFTVTVLSTQMFPGILFLLPLFLIFVNIGNATGIALYGSRGALILTYLTFSLPFSIWMLIGYFDAVPRDLDEAATVDGCGPLGALVRVVVPAAVPGIVAVAVYAFMTAWGEVLFASVMTNDTTRTLAVGLQGYSTQTEVYWNQIMAASLVVSIPVVAGFLLLQRYLVAGLTAGAVK from the coding sequence ATGTCTGACAGCCGCGGCGGCCGCCGCGACCGACCGTCCTCTCCGCTGGCCCCGCCCCTCACCTTCCGGGTGATCCGGGCCGTCTTCCTCACCCTGCTCACCGGCTTCGTACTGCTGCCCGTCTACGTCATGGTCACCAGCTCCCTCAAACCGCTCCAGGACGTCGCGGGCCGCTTCCGCTGGCTCCCCAGCGGGCTCACCGTCCGCCCGTACATCGACATCTGGCACACCGTCCCGCTCGCCCGGTACTTCGTGAACTCCCTGATCGTGGCCGGTGCGGCCACCGCCGCCTCCGTCGTCATCGCCGTCTTCGCGGCCTACGCGGTCAGCCGCCACCGCTTCCGCGGCAAGCGCCTGTTCACCGTCACCGTGCTCTCCACGCAGATGTTCCCCGGGATCCTCTTCCTCCTCCCGCTGTTCTTGATCTTCGTGAACATCGGCAACGCCACCGGGATCGCCCTCTACGGCTCCCGCGGCGCGCTGATCCTCACGTACCTGACCTTCTCCCTCCCCTTCTCCATCTGGATGCTCATCGGCTACTTCGACGCGGTGCCCCGCGACCTCGACGAGGCCGCCACCGTCGACGGCTGCGGCCCCCTCGGCGCGCTGGTGCGCGTCGTGGTCCCGGCCGCAGTCCCCGGCATCGTCGCCGTCGCCGTGTACGCGTTCATGACCGCCTGGGGCGAAGTGCTCTTCGCCTCCGTCATGACGAACGACACCACCCGCACCCTCGCCGTCGGCCTGCAGGGCTACTCCACGCAGACCGAGGTCTACTGGAACCAGATCATGGCCGCCTCGCTCGTCGTCAGCATCCCCGTCGTCGCCGGATTCCTGCTGCTCCAGCGGTACTTGGTGGCCGGCCTCACGGCGGGAGCCGTCAAATGA